The stretch of DNA GGTTCTTGATCCGAAGTGGGCGCAAAGCGCGTTCGCCCGCCGTGGTGGCCGATGGGCAGCACATTCTGACCGATGTATTGACTTCGGTGGGAGTACTGGTGGGGATTGGGCTGGCCTGGCTGAGCGGCTGGTGGGTGCTCGACCCGTTGCTGGCGATTGCGGTAGCCGTCAATATCTTGTGGGTGGGCTGGCGCCTGGTGCGGGATTCTGTGGGTGGTCTGATGGACGAGTCCATCCCCGAGCAAGAGCTAGCCGATATACGCGACGCTCTCAACTATGCCCTGGTTGGTCTGGTTTCCGAAGGCAGGGTTCTCGAGGTTCACGACCTTCGAACCCGCCGGGCAGGGCCTCGCACCTTTGTAGAGTTTCATTTGGTGGTGCCGGGAAGCACCTCGGTGGAGCAGGCCCATCAAATTTGCGACCGCCTCGAGAATGCCCTGAAAGCGCAGATAGACGGGGTTCATACCACTATCCACGTCGAGCCTGACCACAAAGCCAAGCATTCAACCTTCAGAATCGGTTAGGAAAGTGCTTCTCTTTCTACACCCGCCCCGCTGGTGTCCCTCTCGTGACTGCAAAAGGCCTGTTTAATGCATGGGGGCCGCAGGCCGACAAAGCAATCCAGGTGGTCACCAGCTCCACAGGCGGGCGGGGCGATCCGGATGGCTTCCCCTTCAGCTTGCCTCGAGGTCACCAGGACGGCTCGACTGCGGTATTTTGCTGGGGAGGCCGCCGGCGTTTCGGGGAACACGGCAGTGCCGGGGCATGCTCTTCGAGCAGTTCCCATGATGGCTTTCCGAACGACGCACTGGCCGAGCGACTACTCTCCAAGTCCTTTTTTGCCCAACCCACGCGAGTATTTGGGTTGCTTGATCTTGCTGTCATTCAGCCCAAAGCCTAGGGTTCCAAACACATGGCCGGTGGTGGGCTCAATCAGGTTGCGGTGGTCGCGGTAGAGGCGGGGGGTTTTCCAGAGGTAAAACAGGGCTTTCCAGTGGGGCAGCTCGTTGTAGCGCTCGGGCCAGAGTTCCTTGATTTTTTGCGCCACCAAATGGGCATATTTAGGGGAAAGTGCGGGAAATACATGGTGTTCAATATGGTAGCCAAAGCCTAGGGTGAGCCACTCGAGCCACCGCGGGTTGCGCACGGTCAGGCTG from Meiothermus sp. CFH 77666 encodes:
- a CDS encoding cation diffusion facilitator family transporter; the encoded protein is MTPIRALTLSLVVAGVVFGLKWLAYALTGSVALYSDALESIVNIVAAGAALIAVLVSRRPADSNHPYGHTKAEYFSAVLEGVLIVLAALAIVREAWPKLTAPEPVAELGTGMLVSLGASGLNALLGWFLIRSGRKARSPAVVADGQHILTDVLTSVGVLVGIGLAWLSGWWVLDPLLAIAVAVNILWVGWRLVRDSVGGLMDESIPEQELADIRDALNYALVGLVSEGRVLEVHDLRTRRAGPRTFVEFHLVVPGSTSVEQAHQICDRLENALKAQIDGVHTTIHVEPDHKAKHSTFRIG